TTATTACTATCACAGCCATGAACCCGAGACATTTTCAAAGAATGTTCGTAAGGCTTTGCTTTCACACAAGGCTCCGGTTCTACAGAGTTTGCATCTCTCAATTTCTTTAAATAGATTGAATGCAAAACAAGTTAGAAAATTGACTGGAATCGCATTCGCCCGCAATTTGCGTAGGTTGGTACTTGATGTTCAAATTTAACTTGAACCGTTAAGATTTCCCAAGTGCTTGTATAACTGTGAAACACTAGAGACCTTGGAACTCAAGTATTCGATTTTTATGGATGTCCCTTCTTCATTTTGTCTGAAATCCCTTAGAACTCTGCAGCTTCATGATGTGGACTTCAAAGACAATGAATCAGTTGTTAACCTTTTATCTGGCTGTCCTAATCTTGAAAACTTGGTGGTGTATCGATATTCATTAAACAAAGTGAAGACTTTCACTATTGCGGTGCCATCCTTACAGAGATTATCAATTCATAATTACACTGATAAACCTAGTGGTGACTATGTGATAAATGCCCCTTCTTTGAAATACTTGAAGTTGAAAGGGTTTAAAGGACTTGAGTCTTGTCTGATCGAGAACACACCAGAGTTGGTTAAAGCAACCATTTTCATCTATGATGCGAACATCTTGGGATCACTCAGTTCACTCAAACATCTTTCCTTGGAGCTATCAGCCTTggaagtaagtttttttttttttttaaattctttaattGAGTTAATTGCTATCACATTAATTGTTCCTCTACTAACGCTCATGCTCAATACTTCTCCTAATTTACAAGTCCTCAAGCTTATCGGTGTAAGCATATAGTAAATTCATATTAATTTAGCAAATTCCAACTCAATTTGGGGTTTTATGATCATATCTATACTTTGTATTTTCTCTTCGTTTGTGTCAGTCACGACAATGTCCTCTGGGAAACTGGAATCAGCCAAAGAATGTTCCTGAATGTTTGTTACTCCATCTCGAGACATTTGTGTATGAAGACTACTACGAATCGCAAGAGAATGAAAAAGAGGTGACGAAATTTATCCTAAAGAACGCAATTTGTTTGAAGAAAGCAATTTTTTCCTTCAATAAAGACCTGCAAGCGAAAAAGACAGTTGAGATGGTTGAGGAGTTGGAGAGTGTGAAAAAGGCTTCAAATTCATGTCGGCTTTTATTCCGATGAAACTTTATATATTGAGAGAGTTGTCTGTTGTCAAAGTTAACTCTTACTatgaaacttttatatttaGTGGTAGATATAAACTTTGGGGGGGTTTTAAATGTTCAGTAGATTcttaaattcattttaaagattttatgaaaatttaattaagtttaattgaGGAATACAATTAactaagaaaaaagaataaaacttaagagtttaattttgggtgttatttacttttttagaaaaatgtaattGCAtgtatgtaaatgtaaatattattaaaagttgaGGGCAAATAAAGAAATAGTAAGAGTTAACTTTCATAAATGATAACATATAACTCTCTCAATATAACAAATATGACTAAAATcactaaaaagcaaaaaaaaaaaaaaaagagaaaaaaaaataaacttatctTCAGAAGTTCAGAGATTTCGTTTGAAATCAACTAAAGTCggtaaaaacaaacatacataGGAGGGACCCAATGGAAAAGGATATCTAAATTATGTATGGTCATAGACTCATAATAGAGATCTTTAAAGATAGTACGAAGAGATATAAAGCACTAAGACGATCGTGTACGATTTTGCcactttcttttgttatttattcaCATAAATTGGATTAgtgtaaagaaaataaaaccagTTTCTTGTTGATTCCATATTTCCATGGAACCGTCTAGTCTTACTCATGTGATGCTCGTATCATTCCCCGGCCAAGGTCACATAAACCCTCTTCTTCGTCTCGGAAAGCTCATAGCATCGAAAGGTTTACTAGTCACCTTTGTCACCACAGAGGAGCCATTGGGGAAGAAGATGCGTGAAGCCAACAAGATTCAAGACGGCGTGCTCAAACCGGTCGGGTTAGGTTTCCTCCAGTTCGAGTTCTTCGACGATGGATTTGTATACGAAGGCATGGATTTGTTATTAAAATCACTTGAAGTTGCCGGGAAAAGAGAGATCAAGAACCTGATCAAGAAATATGAGAAGCAACCAGTGAAATGTCTTATTAATAACGCTTTTGTCCCATGGGTTTGTGACGTAGCCGAGGAGCTTCAAATCCCTTCGGCTATTCTATGGGTCCAGTCTTGTGCTTGCCTCGCCGCTTATTACTACTACCACCACCAGTTAGTTAGGTTTCCGACCGAAACCGAGCCGGAGATCACCACTGAAATCCCTTTCAAGCCATTAGTGTTGAAGCATGACGAGATCCCTAGCTTTCTTCACCCTTCCTCTCCGCTTCCCAGTTTGGGTGGTATCATTTTAGAACAGATCAAGCGACTTCACAAGCCTTTCTCTGTTCTCATCGACACTTTCCAAGAACTGGAAAGAGACACTATTGACCACATGTCCCAGCTCTGCCCTCAACTCATCATCAACCCCATAGGTCCGCTTTTTACGGTGGCTAAATCCATAAGCTCTGACATTAAAGGAGACATTTCCGAGCCAGCCAGTGACTGCATAGAGTGGCTTGACTCGAGAGAACCATCCTCCGTCGTTTACATCTCCTTTGGGACTATAGTCCGCTTGAAGCAAGAACAGATCGAGGAGATTGCGCACGGCATTCTACACTCCGGGCTGTCATGCTTGTGGGTCGTGCGGCCTCCCTTAGAAGGCTTATCCCAAGAGCCACAAGTTTTGCCTCGAGAGCTTGAAGAGAAAGGGAAGATTGTGGAATGGTGTCCACAAGAGAAGGTGTTGGCTCATCCTGCGGTTTCTTGCTTCTTAAGTCACTGCGGGTGGAACTCAACCATGGAGGCTTTAACTTCAGGAGTTCCCGTGATTTGTTTCCCGCAGTGGGGAGATCAGGTGACAAACGCGGTGTACATGATTGATGTTTTCAAGACAGGATTGAGACTCAGCCGTGGAGAGGCTGAGAAGAGGATTGTTTCAAGGGAAGAGGTAACTAAGCGACTGCTTGAGGCCACCGTTGGAGAGAAGGCGGTGGAGTTGAGAGAAAACGCTCGGAGGTGGAAGGAGGCGGCGGATTCTGCCGTGGCATACGGAGGATCATCTGAGAGGAACTTTCAAAAGTTTGTTGACAAGTTGGTTGATGTAGTTATGTAAAGATTATGCCaaacattaataattaatatatctaaGGCTCAGCTAACATGAAACTAGTCATGATCATAATATGTTAATGAGCAAAGTGGATGAACTTAGAATTTGAGATTGCAAAAGAAACAGACAATTTAGAAGTGTTTTCAAGAGGTGATATGATAAACAAATTTAAGAGCACAATATTTACAAATTACGTACTTAATATAGGTCGTCGGAGACCCGCCAAAGTACTCACGCCGTTTCAACCATAAAAATTATACCTTAACATGTCACACATTCACTCAATAATCAAAACATGCATAATACCAAGAACGTGAAGAACGATCGTCCAATACTTGCATATATATCCAAATCATTACTAATTAGATTTCTTCCACACCGTTGGCAAAAAGAACCATTTTCCCATAAACTTGTGAAATCCCTTCTTCAACTGAGACCACTGAATTAAGATAATAATAGAAATTCAGTGAGACAGTGACATTGCAAAACAACATAACGTGCTCACCTTAGCCAGCTGtagtaaattaaaaacaacGACGATTCTGAACCATTCGACGTACTAGAAATTTCTgttaaattatgaaatattaatcGTTGGAATTTATGTCTTCTACTCTAAGTACATGCATGTTGTGTAAATTATGTAATTAAACAagtagaaattataaaataaagcatgaattaagaaaatgatagtttaaaaaattcataagagaaaagatgcaaaaaaaaaataattgacaaATAGATTGAAGAAGAATATAAGATTT
The sequence above is a segment of the Camelina sativa cultivar DH55 chromosome 10, Cs, whole genome shotgun sequence genome. Coding sequences within it:
- the LOC104718856 gene encoding UDP-glycosyltransferase 84A4-like — translated: MEPSSLTHVMLVSFPGQGHINPLLRLGKLIASKGLLVTFVTTEEPLGKKMREANKIQDGVLKPVGLGFLQFEFFDDGFVYEGMDLLLKSLEVAGKREIKNLIKKYEKQPVKCLINNAFVPWVCDVAEELQIPSAILWVQSCACLAAYYYYHHQLVRFPTETEPEITTEIPFKPLVLKHDEIPSFLHPSSPLPSLGGIILEQIKRLHKPFSVLIDTFQELERDTIDHMSQLCPQLIINPIGPLFTVAKSISSDIKGDISEPASDCIEWLDSREPSSVVYISFGTIVRLKQEQIEEIAHGILHSGLSCLWVVRPPLEGLSQEPQVLPRELEEKGKIVEWCPQEKVLAHPAVSCFLSHCGWNSTMEALTSGVPVICFPQWGDQVTNAVYMIDVFKTGLRLSRGEAEKRIVSREEVTKRLLEATVGEKAVELRENARRWKEAADSAVAYGGSSERNFQKFVDKLVDVVM